A window from bacterium encodes these proteins:
- a CDS encoding LysM peptidoglycan-binding domain-containing protein, translated as MTTSVGQKFTVNLPNKPPVEVVAPEKPKTEDKAIAKGDFVDQQLAQAKNLNADQKVKEKAAFEQIFDKADKDVSGKIDLSEFDSLVKGIAVHQLDNEAKAVLDGTTIAEPNEKALMKGDQAAIEQAKKVNEEALAKAETAIANIPKDDPERGTYEKRLQELQSSFKGIYGDRANPPQDAGKTWGGPDSKRDLNFGHDEKPDANGTPQLTRMSSTGKLLWADSDTAVTSDQWANMPKAQQEKILSSVPEDQREALNASMATGDASKAKTSGPATETVTVKAGDTLSKIARANGVTLDEIKQANPDLFQDGKDATGKRRTSGGALIYPGDQITIPGKAQEAAPAASAPEEEATVTESKPEETAPKPSEQAAHGYELLEAATKDPEAAKKWSAQDKADVVAYTREVGAEQMAVANDKTKSVSERVEAIQQAEGTIQVLAQVADAAGLPEVAKEAQMMYGELKVDDGLKQVVADQVKATQEKAGKVAGHAVDIRFDGNLAPLDQLKQLEVLDKQLDDPNNAALWKGYNAIEFNTYTSATNSKDPNNLSRFVESDGKVLKINNASDDGLTASEIDKQSRAIAQAGAEAKVEAHTASVEEQLSKKAGHPVKVDFNDKLSAEDREKELALLDGMLQDSRYDAVWQKFSTVEFNTYESAKNSEDPDNLSHFVETSGKTLKINNAAKDGITASELDKQQRAMEYYRDRGRTA; from the coding sequence ATGACGACGAGCGTCGGTCAAAAGTTTACGGTCAATCTCCCGAACAAGCCGCCCGTCGAGGTGGTCGCCCCCGAGAAGCCGAAAACGGAAGACAAGGCGATCGCCAAGGGCGACTTCGTCGATCAGCAGCTGGCGCAGGCCAAGAACCTGAACGCCGACCAGAAGGTCAAGGAGAAGGCGGCCTTCGAGCAGATCTTCGACAAGGCCGACAAGGATGTCTCCGGCAAGATCGACCTGAGCGAGTTCGATTCCCTGGTCAAGGGCATCGCCGTGCATCAGCTCGACAACGAGGCCAAGGCGGTCCTGGACGGGACCACCATCGCGGAGCCGAACGAGAAGGCGCTCATGAAGGGCGACCAGGCCGCCATCGAGCAGGCCAAGAAGGTGAACGAGGAGGCGCTCGCCAAGGCGGAAACGGCGATCGCCAACATCCCCAAGGACGATCCGGAGCGTGGGACCTACGAGAAGCGCCTGCAGGAACTGCAGAGCAGCTTCAAGGGGATCTATGGCGATCGCGCCAATCCTCCTCAGGATGCGGGCAAGACCTGGGGCGGCCCGGACAGCAAGCGCGATCTGAACTTCGGCCACGACGAGAAGCCGGACGCCAATGGCACCCCGCAGCTGACGCGCATGTCCTCGACGGGCAAGCTGCTGTGGGCCGATAGCGACACGGCGGTCACTTCCGATCAGTGGGCCAACATGCCCAAGGCCCAGCAAGAGAAGATCCTATCCTCCGTGCCCGAGGATCAGCGCGAGGCCCTCAATGCCAGCATGGCAACAGGAGATGCCTCCAAGGCGAAGACCAGCGGCCCTGCCACCGAGACGGTGACGGTCAAGGCTGGCGACACTTTGAGCAAGATCGCCCGCGCCAACGGCGTCACCCTCGACGAGATCAAGCAGGCGAATCCCGACCTGTTCCAGGACGGCAAGGACGCCACCGGCAAGCGCCGCACCAGCGGGGGTGCTCTCATCTATCCCGGCGACCAGATCACGATCCCCGGCAAGGCGCAGGAGGCAGCCCCCGCCGCCTCGGCTCCCGAGGAGGAGGCCACTGTCACCGAGAGCAAGCCCGAGGAAACTGCCCCCAAGCCCTCGGAGCAAGCCGCTCACGGGTACGAGCTCCTCGAAGCCGCAACGAAGGATCCCGAGGCCGCCAAGAAGTGGTCGGCCCAGGACAAGGCGGACGTCGTGGCCTACACCCGCGAGGTCGGCGCCGAGCAGATGGCGGTTGCCAACGACAAGACCAAGTCGGTGAGCGAGCGCGTGGAAGCCATTCAGCAGGCCGAGGGCACCATCCAGGTGCTGGCCCAGGTCGCCGATGCCGCAGGCTTGCCCGAAGTCGCCAAGGAAGCGCAGATGATGTACGGCGAGCTCAAGGTCGATGACGGCCTCAAGCAGGTCGTCGCCGATCAGGTGAAGGCAACCCAGGAGAAGGCGGGGAAGGTCGCAGGCCATGCCGTCGACATCCGCTTCGACGGGAACCTCGCGCCGCTCGATCAGCTCAAGCAGCTCGAGGTCCTCGACAAGCAGCTGGATGATCCCAACAACGCCGCGCTCTGGAAGGGCTACAACGCGATCGAGTTCAACACCTACACCTCGGCGACCAACTCCAAGGATCCCAACAACCTCTCGCGCTTCGTCGAGAGCGACGGCAAGGTCCTCAAGATCAACAACGCCAGCGACGACGGCCTCACCGCGAGCGAGATCGACAAGCAGAGCCGCGCGATCGCCCAGGCCGGCGCCGAGGCCAAGGTCGAGGCGCACACCGCGAGCGTGGAGGAGCAGCTCTCCAAGAAGGCCGGCCACCCAGTCAAGGTCGACTTCAACGACAAGCTGAGCGCCGAGGACCGCGAGAAGGAGCTCGCCCTGCTCGACGGCATGCTGCAGGACAGCCGGTACGACGCGGTC